A genomic window from Brassica oleracea var. oleracea cultivar TO1000 chromosome C8, BOL, whole genome shotgun sequence includes:
- the LOC106307444 gene encoding protein S-acyltransferase 10 isoform X1: protein MGVCCPILRPWDRTRDSYLDNIPCLSDPVRRSSLFMKLGLVALHLVFIGFLFVCDGEFIEKTKRDPWYMASYLLLFSVTLLQYFVTSGSSPGYVIDAMREVCGTDAIYRNTPTTSIQQHGSRKNGSFVINVEGESASSGGGRRTPSSSWGKLVLDLYPPGTSLRNLTCGYCHVEQPPRAKHCHDCDRCVLQFDHHCVWLGTCVGQKNHCKFWWYICEESALCIWTLIMYIDYLTNVAKPWWKNAITILLLVVLVISMIFVLLLLLFHSYLILTNQSTYELVRRKRIPYMRNIPERVHPFSRGIKRNLHNVCCGNHTLDSLPTAFELEDRARPYTCLDMLKCRCC, encoded by the exons ATGGGCGTTTGTTGTCCTATTCTCCGACCCTGGGATCGAACCCGAGACAGCTATCTCGATAACATCCCTTGCCTCTCTGATCCTG TTCGAAGATCTTCTCTGTTTATGAAACTGGGACTAGTAGCTCTACACCTCGTCTTCATCGGCTTCCTCTTCGTTTGCGATGGTGAATTCATCGAGAAAACTAAGCGAGATCCATG GTACATGGCTTCTTACTTGTTGTTGTTCTCTGTCACGCTTCTTCAGTACTTTGTGACTTCTGGCTCTTCACCTGG GTATGTTATTGATGCAATGAGGGAGGTTTGCGGGACTGATGCTATCTACAGAAACACACCGACGACCTCAAT ACAACAACATGGTTCCAGAAAAAATGGGAGCTTTGTTATTAATGTGGAAGGAGAATCAGCTTCTTCAGGTGGTGGTAGAAGGACTCCATCTTCCTCCTGGGGGAAGCTGGTTCTTGACTTGTACCCTCCTGGAACATCCTTAAG AAATTTGACTTGCGGCTATTGTCATGTGGAGCAG CCACCGCGAGCCAAGCATTGTCATGATTGTGATCGATGTGTTCTTCAGTTTGATCATCACTGTGTTTGGCTGGGAACATGTGTAGGCCAGAAAAACCATTGTAAATTCTG GTGGTACATATGTGAAGAGAGTGCTCTATGCATCTGGACACTCATCATGTACATTGACTACCTTACTAACGTAGCCAAGCCTTG GTGGAAGAATGCAATCACCATACTACTCCTTGTCGTATTGGTGATCTCCATGATATTTGTGCTGCTTCTATTGCTTTTTCACAG CTACCTCATTCTAACGAATCAAAGCACCTATGAACTTGTGAGACGAAAACGTATTCCCTACATGAG GAATATTCCGGAACGAGTGCATCCATTTAGCAGAGGCATTAAGAGGAATCTACACAACGTCTGTTGCGGTAACCATACTCTAGACTCATTGCCCACTGCATTCGAACTCGAGGATAGAGCAAGACCCTACACTTGCTTAGATATGTTGAAATGTCGTTGTTGCTAA
- the LOC106307444 gene encoding protein S-acyltransferase 10 isoform X2, translating into MGVCCPILRPWDRTRDSYLDNIPCLSDPVRRSSLFMKLGLVALHLVFIGFLFVCDGEFIEKTKRDPWYMASYLLLFSVTLLQYFVTSGSSPGYVIDAMREVCGTDAIYRNTPTTSIKNGSFVINVEGESASSGGGRRTPSSSWGKLVLDLYPPGTSLRNLTCGYCHVEQPPRAKHCHDCDRCVLQFDHHCVWLGTCVGQKNHCKFWWYICEESALCIWTLIMYIDYLTNVAKPWWKNAITILLLVVLVISMIFVLLLLLFHSYLILTNQSTYELVRRKRIPYMRNIPERVHPFSRGIKRNLHNVCCGNHTLDSLPTAFELEDRARPYTCLDMLKCRCC; encoded by the exons ATGGGCGTTTGTTGTCCTATTCTCCGACCCTGGGATCGAACCCGAGACAGCTATCTCGATAACATCCCTTGCCTCTCTGATCCTG TTCGAAGATCTTCTCTGTTTATGAAACTGGGACTAGTAGCTCTACACCTCGTCTTCATCGGCTTCCTCTTCGTTTGCGATGGTGAATTCATCGAGAAAACTAAGCGAGATCCATG GTACATGGCTTCTTACTTGTTGTTGTTCTCTGTCACGCTTCTTCAGTACTTTGTGACTTCTGGCTCTTCACCTGG GTATGTTATTGATGCAATGAGGGAGGTTTGCGGGACTGATGCTATCTACAGAAACACACCGACGACCTCAAT AAAAAATGGGAGCTTTGTTATTAATGTGGAAGGAGAATCAGCTTCTTCAGGTGGTGGTAGAAGGACTCCATCTTCCTCCTGGGGGAAGCTGGTTCTTGACTTGTACCCTCCTGGAACATCCTTAAG AAATTTGACTTGCGGCTATTGTCATGTGGAGCAG CCACCGCGAGCCAAGCATTGTCATGATTGTGATCGATGTGTTCTTCAGTTTGATCATCACTGTGTTTGGCTGGGAACATGTGTAGGCCAGAAAAACCATTGTAAATTCTG GTGGTACATATGTGAAGAGAGTGCTCTATGCATCTGGACACTCATCATGTACATTGACTACCTTACTAACGTAGCCAAGCCTTG GTGGAAGAATGCAATCACCATACTACTCCTTGTCGTATTGGTGATCTCCATGATATTTGTGCTGCTTCTATTGCTTTTTCACAG CTACCTCATTCTAACGAATCAAAGCACCTATGAACTTGTGAGACGAAAACGTATTCCCTACATGAG GAATATTCCGGAACGAGTGCATCCATTTAGCAGAGGCATTAAGAGGAATCTACACAACGTCTGTTGCGGTAACCATACTCTAGACTCATTGCCCACTGCATTCGAACTCGAGGATAGAGCAAGACCCTACACTTGCTTAGATATGTTGAAATGTCGTTGTTGCTAA
- the LOC106307445 gene encoding uncharacterized protein LOC106307445, which produces MAATYHVRSCSLPARLHSTGLNRIQQLLNMLPTDDKSSLSFLSELYESVSHLFNDSPASLLLPNHSSYTHLLDLSLVHLDLCSKLRDITCHIKDCLRDLRYAFRRRRHGEDSTIQCHVKAFIRSRRSIHKDLAKLLLLLKQTEHSSSESTHPLITLLRQVCSQTCLTFRTVLLSLSSPVPKPMPSKWALVTKLMVKNVTNTNSQVQRNEFQMMDEELQSLSMAKEIKKERIKSLITTLDNVDVAVEELESSLETLYRRMIQARVYILNTLSMHV; this is translated from the coding sequence ATGGCTGCCACCTACCATGTTAGATCTTGTAGCTTACCAGCTCGGCTACACTCAACTGGTCTCAACCGTATTCAGCAACTCCTCAACATGCTTCCTACAGATGATAAAAGTAGCCTCTCGTTTCTCTCAGAGCTATATGAATCTGTCTCTCATCTCTTCAACGACTCACCAGCTTCATTACTACTCCCTAATCACTCCTCTTACACCCATCTTCTTGATCTTTCCCTTGTACACCTTGACTTGTGCTCCAAGCTAAGAGACATCACTTGCCACATCAAGGATTGCCTCCGAGACCTCCGCTATGCTTTCAGACGGAGGAGACACGGTGAAGATTCCACGATCCAGTGCCACGTCAAAGCCTTTATCCGCTCTCGGAGATCCATTCACAAGGATCTCGCTAAGCTACTCTTGTTGCTCAAACAAACCGAGCATTCCTCCTCAGAGTCAACTCATCCTTTGATCACACTGCTCCGACAAGTTTGTTCCCAAACATGTCTTACCTTTAGGACAGTATTGTTGTCCTTATCCTCACCTGTACCGAAGCCCATGCCTTCCAAATGGGCTTTAGTCACCAAACTGATGGTCAAGAACGTTACTAATACAAATTCTCAAGTTCAGAGGAACGAGTTCCAGATGATGGATGAGGAGCTACAAAGCCTCTCCATGGCGAAAGAGATAAAGAAGGAACGAATCAAGTCTTTGATCACAACCTTGGACAACGTAGATGTTGCAGTTGAAGAACTAGAATCGTCGCTTGAAACCTTGTACAGGCGTATGATACAAGCAAGAGTCTATATTTTGAACACACTCTCAATGCATGTATGA